The Azospirillum baldaniorum genome contains a region encoding:
- a CDS encoding response regulator, with protein MVIDDERTVLQALNLLLEMWGYRVVTAESEGEAVDRLSVAGETPHAILADYRLREGRTGVQAIDRIRAEAGAEVPGVIITGDTSTEGLRDARARGLTVLQKPVLPPHLQAVLTKVLREQPAGTA; from the coding sequence ATGGTGATCGATGACGAGCGGACGGTTCTGCAGGCCCTCAATCTCCTGCTGGAGATGTGGGGGTACCGGGTCGTCACCGCCGAAAGCGAGGGCGAGGCCGTCGACCGCCTGTCCGTCGCAGGGGAAACGCCGCACGCCATCCTGGCCGACTACCGCCTGCGCGAAGGGCGCACCGGCGTCCAGGCCATCGACCGCATCCGGGCGGAGGCCGGGGCCGAGGTGCCGGGCGTCATCATCACCGGCGACACCTCCACCGAAGGGCTGCGCGACGCCCGCGCCCGCGGGTTGACCGTTCTGCAGAAGCCGGTGCTGCCGCCCCATCTCCAGGCGGTGCTGACCAAGGTGCTGCGGGAGCAGCCCGCCGGCACGGCATGA
- the cowN gene encoding N(2)-fixation sustaining protein CowN, translating into MDATDTPDRYVSFKGIDCEGNSRRIIERLYMHIDDPAKTNAFWERFRAKLAVADDPLKRQADGLCLLCANVYYISDLFEEYEDEEGLAMLRQLEDECC; encoded by the coding sequence GTGGACGCAACCGACACTCCCGACCGCTACGTCTCCTTCAAGGGCATCGACTGCGAGGGCAACTCCCGCCGCATCATCGAGCGCCTGTACATGCACATCGACGACCCGGCCAAGACCAACGCCTTCTGGGAACGTTTCCGGGCGAAGCTGGCCGTGGCCGACGATCCGTTGAAGCGTCAGGCGGACGGGCTGTGCCTGCTCTGCGCCAACGTCTATTACATCTCCGACCTCTTCGAGGAATACGAGGACGAGGAAGGTCTGGCCATGCTGCGCCAGCTCGAGGACGAGTGCTGCTGA
- a CDS encoding PAS domain-containing transcriptional regulator codes for MDVGLVLLDGDRRVVSVNASVARMLGRDRPLLGASLHDLHPPGSRAKVELLLAAAHDPDSPAAASSMMVALPGRTIVVKATALPPGGGAALALMLFEVNGKAFPEPVPPSSADAAPEPVTPLVKLPITTRQGVVLIDPADAVYVQADGHYTRVHTADGAFFCSLSLSELEARLDGRQFVRAHRRYLVNLRHAQAIDRSDGRAVFVMAAPGSPRVPVSRGRIEQLKKLLAL; via the coding sequence ATGGACGTTGGCCTCGTCCTGCTCGACGGCGACCGGCGCGTGGTGTCGGTCAACGCGTCCGTGGCGCGGATGCTGGGGCGCGACCGTCCGCTGCTGGGGGCCAGCCTGCACGACCTGCACCCGCCGGGCAGCCGCGCCAAGGTGGAACTGCTGCTGGCCGCGGCGCACGACCCGGACTCCCCCGCGGCGGCCAGTTCCATGATGGTGGCCCTGCCGGGACGGACCATTGTGGTGAAGGCCACCGCCCTGCCCCCGGGCGGCGGGGCCGCGCTGGCCCTGATGCTGTTCGAGGTGAACGGGAAGGCGTTTCCCGAGCCGGTTCCGCCGTCGTCCGCGGACGCGGCGCCCGAACCGGTCACGCCGCTGGTGAAACTGCCGATCACGACGCGCCAGGGTGTGGTGCTGATCGACCCCGCCGACGCGGTCTATGTGCAGGCCGACGGCCATTACACGCGGGTCCACACGGCGGATGGGGCCTTCTTCTGCTCGCTCTCCCTGTCGGAGCTGGAGGCACGGCTCGACGGGCGGCAATTCGTGCGGGCGCACCGCCGCTATCTGGTCAACCTGCGCCACGCCCAGGCCATCGACCGCAGCGACGGGCGGGCCGTCTTCGTCATGGCCGCCCCCGGCTCTCCCCGCGTGCCGGTCAGCCGCGGGCGGATCGAGCAGTTGAAGAAGCTGTTGGCCCTTTAG
- a CDS encoding RNA methyltransferase: protein MTSGKDPNRPSVLGGPTIILVQPQLGENIGACARAMLNCGLTELRLVKPRDGWPNEKAVAAASGADPVLDGAKLYDTTAEAVADLNVVFATTVRTRGMIQEFVTPRVAATELRAHVDSGHKTGVLFGPERTGLVNDDLTLASTLITVPLNPAFSSLNLAQAVLLIGYEWFQTGETPPDRVLHTGQTRPATKAELVNFFEHLEGDLDRTGFFTSPEKRPSMVRTLRNALERMQMTEQEVRTFHGVVAALTGRRKGEP, encoded by the coding sequence ATGACCTCCGGCAAAGACCCCAACCGGCCCTCCGTCCTGGGCGGCCCGACCATCATCCTCGTGCAGCCCCAGCTCGGCGAGAACATCGGCGCCTGCGCGCGGGCCATGCTGAATTGCGGCCTGACCGAGCTGCGTCTGGTGAAGCCGCGCGACGGCTGGCCGAACGAGAAGGCGGTGGCCGCGGCGTCGGGCGCCGATCCGGTGCTGGATGGGGCCAAGCTCTACGACACGACGGCGGAGGCCGTGGCCGACCTGAACGTGGTCTTCGCCACCACCGTCCGCACCCGCGGGATGATCCAGGAGTTCGTCACCCCGCGCGTCGCCGCGACGGAGCTGCGCGCCCATGTCGACTCCGGGCACAAGACTGGCGTGCTGTTCGGGCCGGAGCGCACCGGTCTGGTCAACGACGACCTGACGCTGGCTTCAACGCTGATCACCGTTCCGCTGAACCCGGCCTTCTCCTCGCTCAATCTGGCGCAGGCGGTCCTGCTGATCGGCTATGAGTGGTTCCAGACCGGCGAGACCCCACCCGACCGCGTTCTGCACACCGGCCAGACCCGCCCGGCGACCAAGGCGGAGCTGGTGAACTTCTTCGAGCATCTGGAAGGCGACCTCGACCGCACCGGCTTCTTCACCTCGCCGGAGAAGCGCCCCTCCATGGTCCGCACGCTACGCAACGCCCTGGAGCGGATGCAGATGACCGAGCAGGAGGTCCGCACCTTCCACGGCGTCGTCGCGGCGCTGACCGGACGGCGCAAGGGCGAACCGTAA
- a CDS encoding CHASE domain-containing protein: protein MVFGLGLLLTGLAWWLLTEQNHRLAEARFRALARDLAGDVTARLDTYEQMLQGAVAMVDAGGGQVSRTEWRAYVTGLHVEDRYPGIQGIGYAKRVKAPDREQHEAALHAAGFYSYRVTPEGERPEYFPIIYIEPFASRNLRAFGFDMHAEPTRQAAMERARSTGTAAATARLRLVQETEEDVQPGFLIYVPVYDQALPLTTANDRREALLGFVYSPFRAHDLMRSIMGQGASQLLDIRVHDGTEATSDSLMFDSAIAQDAAFQEVLYVEVFGRPWTLVLSGTHAFEESVASATPRAVLFAGLIITLLLVATVNSVLQDRDRMAELRRSYDALALARAEAEQANAAKSRFLAAASHDLRQPLQTLGIYLHMIGEQADSPRLRKLVDAARDGFEATQRLLNSLMDIATLETGVISPQLSELDLPVFLERICEEGRLEAAGKGLGFRVTCGGARVTTDPAMLERIVRNLLSNALKYTHSGTIRVTCRQARGFTAIKVQDTGPGIPQDRLHLIFEDFYQIGNPERDRRKGLGLGLATVARLSRLLGYRVRVLSRPGRGAIFLVEIPDEAPAPVRPPRP, encoded by the coding sequence GTGGTCTTCGGGCTGGGGCTGCTGCTGACCGGCCTCGCCTGGTGGTTGCTGACCGAGCAGAACCACCGGCTGGCCGAGGCGCGCTTCCGCGCGCTGGCCCGCGATCTGGCCGGTGACGTCACGGCGCGGCTCGACACCTATGAACAGATGCTGCAGGGCGCCGTGGCGATGGTGGACGCCGGCGGCGGGCAGGTCAGCCGCACGGAATGGCGGGCCTACGTCACCGGCCTGCATGTGGAGGACCGCTATCCCGGCATCCAAGGCATCGGCTACGCCAAGCGCGTGAAGGCGCCCGACCGGGAACAGCACGAGGCGGCGCTGCACGCCGCCGGCTTCTACAGCTACCGCGTGACGCCGGAAGGGGAGCGGCCCGAATATTTCCCCATCATCTACATCGAGCCCTTCGCCAGCCGCAACCTGCGGGCCTTCGGCTTCGACATGCACGCCGAGCCGACCCGCCAGGCCGCCATGGAGCGCGCCAGGAGCACCGGCACCGCCGCGGCGACCGCCCGGCTGCGGCTGGTCCAGGAAACCGAGGAAGACGTGCAGCCCGGCTTCCTCATCTATGTGCCCGTCTACGACCAAGCCCTGCCGCTGACCACCGCCAACGACCGGCGCGAGGCGCTGCTGGGCTTCGTCTACAGCCCCTTCCGCGCGCACGACCTGATGCGCAGCATCATGGGCCAGGGTGCGTCCCAACTGCTGGACATCCGTGTCCATGACGGGACGGAGGCCACGTCGGACTCCCTGATGTTCGATTCGGCGATCGCCCAGGACGCCGCTTTTCAGGAGGTTCTCTACGTCGAGGTGTTCGGCCGTCCCTGGACGCTCGTCCTGTCCGGCACCCACGCCTTCGAGGAAAGCGTCGCCAGCGCCACGCCGCGGGCGGTGCTGTTCGCCGGCCTGATCATCACCTTGCTGCTGGTCGCCACCGTCAACTCCGTGCTCCAGGACCGCGACCGCATGGCGGAGTTGCGCCGCAGCTACGACGCGCTGGCCCTGGCGCGGGCCGAGGCGGAGCAAGCCAACGCCGCCAAGTCGCGCTTCCTCGCCGCCGCCAGCCACGACCTGCGCCAGCCGCTCCAGACGCTGGGCATCTATCTGCACATGATCGGCGAACAGGCGGACAGCCCCCGGCTGCGCAAGCTGGTGGACGCCGCCCGCGACGGGTTCGAGGCGACCCAGCGCCTGCTGAACTCGCTGATGGACATCGCCACGCTGGAAACCGGCGTGATCAGCCCGCAGCTGTCCGAACTGGACCTGCCCGTCTTCCTGGAGCGCATCTGCGAGGAAGGCCGGCTGGAGGCCGCCGGCAAGGGTTTGGGCTTCCGCGTCACCTGCGGCGGCGCCCGCGTGACGACCGACCCGGCGATGCTGGAGCGGATCGTCCGCAACCTGCTGAGCAACGCGCTGAAATACACCCACAGCGGCACCATCCGGGTAACCTGCCGGCAGGCGCGCGGCTTCACCGCCATCAAGGTGCAGGACACCGGCCCCGGCATCCCGCAGGACCGGCTGCATCTGATCTTCGAGGACTTCTACCAGATCGGCAATCCGGAGCGCGACCGGCGCAAGGGCCTTGGCCTCGGCCTCGCCACCGTGGCGCGGCTCAGCCGGCTGCTCGGCTACCGGGTGCGGGTGCTGTCGCGCCCGGGGCGCGGCGCCATCTTCCTGGTCGAGATTCCCGACGAGGCGCCGGCCCCCGTCAGACCACCGAGACCGTGA
- the cimA gene encoding citramalate synthase, translated as MTGERIYLYDTTLRDGAQTQDVDFSVADKIAIARDLDRLGIDYVEGGWPGANPTDDQFFAEAPDLARSTFTAFGMTRRPGRSTANDPQLAALIQSKARAVCIVGKTWDFHVDVALAIPREENIELIADSIAALKAAKGEALFDAEHFFDGYKRNPAYAASCIKAAYEAGARWVVLCDTNGGTLPHEIDEIVRQVIDEHGIPGDRLGIHCHNDTENAVANSLAAVRAGVRMVQGTINGLGERCGNANLVSLIPSLMLKMGCDVGIKPADLPLLTEISRKFDERLNRAPNRHAPYVGASAFAHKGGLHVSAVEKDPSSYEHVEPEAVGNRRQIVMSDQAGRSNVIARLREMGMAVDPKDERLNRLLDIVKQRDTEGYAYDTAEASFELLVRRELGEVPDYFTLKRFHVTDERRYNAKGELVVESEAVVRVKIGGKEYHEVASGNGPVNALDTAMRKALEPLYPLLDGVKLSDYRVRILAAKDGTGAMPRVLIRSRNGDGQEWSTLGVSTNIIEASMEALVDSYTFKLFKGGATPRS; from the coding sequence ATGACGGGCGAACGCATCTATCTGTACGACACGACGCTGCGCGACGGGGCGCAGACCCAGGACGTGGATTTCTCCGTCGCCGACAAGATCGCCATCGCCCGCGACCTCGACCGGCTGGGAATCGACTATGTGGAAGGCGGCTGGCCCGGCGCCAACCCGACGGACGACCAGTTCTTCGCCGAGGCGCCGGATCTCGCCCGCTCGACCTTCACCGCCTTCGGCATGACGCGCCGTCCGGGCCGCAGCACCGCGAACGACCCGCAGCTCGCCGCCCTGATCCAGTCGAAGGCGCGCGCCGTCTGCATCGTCGGCAAGACCTGGGACTTCCATGTCGACGTCGCGCTGGCCATCCCGCGCGAGGAAAACATCGAGCTGATCGCCGACAGCATCGCCGCGCTGAAGGCCGCCAAGGGCGAGGCGCTGTTCGACGCCGAGCATTTCTTCGACGGCTACAAGCGCAACCCGGCCTACGCCGCCTCCTGCATCAAGGCCGCCTACGAGGCCGGGGCGCGCTGGGTCGTGCTGTGCGACACCAACGGTGGCACGCTGCCGCACGAGATCGACGAGATCGTCCGGCAAGTGATCGATGAGCACGGCATTCCCGGCGACCGGCTGGGCATCCATTGCCACAACGACACCGAGAACGCCGTCGCCAACTCGCTGGCCGCGGTGCGCGCCGGGGTGCGGATGGTGCAGGGGACGATCAACGGGCTGGGCGAGCGCTGCGGCAACGCCAACCTCGTGTCGCTGATCCCGTCGCTGATGCTGAAGATGGGCTGCGACGTCGGCATCAAGCCCGCCGACCTGCCGCTGCTGACCGAGATCAGCCGCAAGTTCGACGAGCGGCTGAACCGCGCGCCGAACCGCCACGCCCCCTACGTCGGCGCCAGCGCCTTCGCCCACAAGGGCGGGCTGCACGTCTCCGCCGTGGAGAAGGACCCGTCCTCCTATGAGCATGTCGAGCCGGAGGCGGTCGGCAACCGCCGCCAGATCGTCATGTCGGACCAGGCGGGCCGTTCCAACGTCATCGCGCGGCTGCGCGAGATGGGCATGGCCGTGGACCCGAAGGACGAGCGGCTGAACCGCCTGCTCGACATCGTGAAGCAGCGCGACACCGAGGGCTACGCCTACGACACCGCCGAGGCCAGCTTCGAGCTGCTGGTCCGCCGCGAGCTGGGCGAGGTGCCGGACTATTTCACCCTGAAGCGCTTCCACGTCACCGACGAGCGCCGCTACAACGCCAAGGGCGAGCTGGTGGTCGAGTCCGAGGCCGTCGTCCGCGTCAAGATCGGCGGCAAGGAGTATCACGAGGTGGCGTCGGGCAACGGCCCGGTGAACGCGCTGGACACCGCGATGCGCAAGGCGCTGGAGCCGCTCTACCCGCTGCTCGACGGGGTGAAGCTGTCCGACTACCGCGTGCGCATCCTGGCCGCCAAGGACGGCACCGGCGCCATGCCGCGCGTGCTGATACGCTCGCGCAACGGCGACGGGCAGGAATGGTCGACGCTGGGCGTCTCCACCAACATCATCGAGGCGTCGATGGAGGCGCTGGTGGACAGTTACACATTCAAGCTGTTTAAAGGCGGCGCAACACCGCGAAGCTGA
- a CDS encoding preQ0 transporter, whose translation MLWLAAYIGSVLAINYAFSLAPHLDLVWSCWAGLIFILRDMVQVRYGHWSLAAMLAATLLSFLLADPFVATASVTAFAVSELIDWGVFTVTRRPLRDRLWISAALSVPVDTALFFGMLGIWDPAVWAASLASKLAGVSAVWMLMRARSARSATA comes from the coding sequence ATGCTCTGGCTCGCCGCCTACATTGGCAGCGTACTCGCCATCAACTACGCCTTCAGCCTGGCGCCGCATCTCGACCTCGTGTGGTCCTGCTGGGCCGGGTTGATCTTCATTCTGCGCGACATGGTCCAGGTCCGCTACGGCCACTGGTCGCTGGCCGCCATGCTGGCCGCCACGCTGCTGTCCTTCCTGCTGGCCGACCCCTTCGTCGCGACGGCCAGCGTCACCGCCTTCGCGGTGTCGGAACTGATCGACTGGGGCGTCTTCACCGTCACCCGCCGCCCGCTGCGCGACCGGCTGTGGATCAGCGCCGCCCTGTCGGTGCCGGTGGACACGGCGCTGTTCTTCGGCATGCTCGGCATCTGGGACCCGGCGGTCTGGGCGGCCAGCCTCGCGTCCAAGCTGGCCGGCGTGTCGGCGGTGTGGATGCTGATGCGCGCCCGGTCGGCGCGGTCGGCGACGGCCTGA
- a CDS encoding acyltransferase family protein — protein sequence MGNTRDHSLDAARSLLMILGVPYHAALIYTPGYDWVMNSPDGIAWIGLFADFIHSFRMPAFFLISGLLITHSLRRHGPREVLTSRASRLLVPLVAMTVTLNVAQLWMESRAIDPGLTAAEFITQTIPTAFWSGGLVYHLWFLVELFISVLALCLAYPLLVALHRRLAERAPGLARWLADPPDWLPPLLLSLVMMGVLGFDNISDLLVTPLVPTNSTAVSIVTSAGFFTVGVLIAHWPGGAARYAKASWGVALTYLVCFAIHIGMVGVEKPMPVRFLDEALRAIAAWSAFRFVLGLTQSFFSAESRRVRALSQASYTIYLLHHLVVMAAGFALLAVTAPPLLEFAVITAVGLFVPLVVHHGLVRRSPALRFLMNGVPPGEAKKQSGPARSREAMARRTG from the coding sequence ATGGGCAACACACGGGATCATTCCCTGGACGCGGCGCGCAGCCTGCTGATGATCCTCGGCGTGCCCTACCACGCGGCGCTGATCTACACGCCGGGCTACGACTGGGTGATGAACTCCCCCGACGGCATCGCCTGGATCGGGCTGTTCGCGGACTTCATCCACAGCTTCCGCATGCCCGCCTTCTTCCTGATCTCCGGCCTGCTGATCACCCACAGCCTGCGCCGGCACGGGCCGCGGGAGGTGCTGACCTCGCGCGCCTCGCGGTTGCTGGTGCCGCTCGTCGCCATGACGGTGACGCTGAACGTCGCGCAGCTGTGGATGGAAAGCCGCGCGATCGACCCTGGCCTGACCGCCGCGGAGTTCATCACCCAGACCATTCCCACAGCCTTCTGGAGCGGTGGGCTCGTCTATCACCTGTGGTTCCTGGTCGAGCTGTTCATCAGCGTGCTGGCGCTCTGCCTCGCCTACCCGCTGCTGGTCGCGCTGCACCGGCGGCTGGCCGAGCGCGCGCCGGGGCTGGCCCGCTGGCTGGCCGATCCGCCGGACTGGCTGCCGCCGCTCCTGCTCAGCCTCGTCATGATGGGAGTGCTGGGCTTCGACAACATCTCCGACCTGCTGGTGACGCCGCTGGTGCCGACCAACTCGACGGCGGTGAGCATCGTCACCTCGGCGGGCTTCTTCACGGTCGGGGTGCTGATCGCCCATTGGCCGGGCGGGGCCGCTCGCTACGCCAAGGCGAGCTGGGGCGTGGCCTTGACCTATCTGGTGTGCTTCGCCATCCACATCGGCATGGTCGGGGTGGAGAAGCCCATGCCGGTGCGCTTCCTCGACGAGGCGCTGCGCGCCATCGCCGCCTGGTCGGCCTTCCGCTTCGTCCTCGGCCTGACGCAGTCCTTCTTCTCGGCGGAGAGCCGCCGGGTGCGGGCGCTGTCACAGGCCTCCTACACGATCTACCTGCTGCACCATCTGGTGGTCATGGCCGCCGGCTTCGCCCTGCTGGCCGTCACCGCACCGCCGCTTCTGGAATTCGCCGTGATCACCGCGGTCGGCCTGTTCGTGCCGCTGGTGGTCCATCACGGGCTGGTGCGCCGCTCGCCGGCGCTGCGCTTCCTGATGAACGGCGTTCCGCCGGGGGAAGCGAAAAAGCAAAGCGGTCCGGCGCGCAGCCGCGAGGCGATGGCGCGCCGGACCGGCTAG